In the genome of uncultured Methanobrevibacter sp., the window ATTTGCGAATTAAATTTGCAAACTCACCACCACCCAGAATAATGCATGAATCAGTATTTTTTAACTTATCCGCCAATGTTATTGCATGATTCGGGAACAGACTTCCCCCTATTTTTACAACCTGTTTTATGATAATAATCACGACCCTGTTTAATTAAAAGTAGCTTCAATTAAATGACAGTTTATGTTATAAAAGTTTCAAATCTCCTGTTATTTCATCAAGGATTTCATCTTCATCCGGCCCGAGTGCCAAAACGGTAACGCTTGATGTAGGTATCTGTGTCCTTCCAGCATCAACTACCAAATAATTAGCAATACCTTTTTTATCTGCAATTTTTTTAAGCTCGGTTAATTCCTCTAATGTCTTAACTTTTAAAACTACTTTTGCATAAGCTTCATTTTCCCATTTTCTAATTTTATCTGCCGGTGATTTTTTATATGCACCAATAGCTCCGTGACAGCACTGAGCGGCAATTTTTCCCTTACGCATTTTTAAATCTGTTCTTACAATCATAACTTGTTTCATAATATCCTCAAAAAAATCAAACTAAAAATATTTTTTCATTAATTAAAATATTCAGATTATTATATTTAAATTTAGCATCACACCCGGCAAATTAAAAAAATATTCTCACATAACTAAAAAAACTAATATAACTTATTTAAATACATATATTACATAAGTAATTCATTTTAAAGAAAACATCATAAAGGGATAAAATGCTTAAAAAACTATTTGACAATAAAAAATTCATTTTTATTTTCACTTTTACAGTGGAATTTATCTTATATTATTTTTTTGAGCATATGCCCTTTGGAGGAGAGTATATAATCGCCGATGTTGGTATTGCTCCTGTTTTTGGAATGATGTTTGGTCCTATTGGAGGTTTAGGTCAAGCCCTAGCCAGTCTTACCTGGCAGCTTTTTGAAGGGGCAGATCCAAGAGCAGCATTAATTGATTTTACAATAATGTTCTTTATATCCATACTTGCATACAAATTATGGTATACGACCTTTAAAGAAAAGACAATCAACACCCCAAAATTCAATTCAACCTATAATATATTTAAATTTTTAATTATAGCTTTGATTCTTGCAATTGTCTATTGGGCATTAATATACATATCATTTGAAGCATATCCCAAAATGTATATAATTTATCCATTATCAAGCTTTATTAAACAGACATCATATGCCTTAAATCTGTTTAATTTCACTTTAATATTCGGAATATTCTTCATCAGCATTTTCAACATAGAAGAATTGCCTATGCAAACACCTAGAAAATGGATAAATCTCATTGATATCAACAATAAATATTTTATAGTAGGTTTTATACTGTTACTGGGCTATCTGATTATTGTTCAAGCATTCCACATTGACAACAGTATTACAGACAACATATTCTTTGGAATGACTCTCGTTATGGCAATATTATTCTGCATAAACAAGTTTGAAGCAAATATAGAAGTAAGAGTCATTAAGTACTCAATCATTGAAAAAATTATACTATTTTTCTTAATAATACTGTCCATTCTATTTATCGTCCTTTTTGATGAACTAATTACAATAAGTATGATTTTTACCTACAACTTCAATGAAGATTACATTCAGCTATTCAATTTATGCTTTGGAAGCGGACTGATGATTCTCTTTTGCATATTCCACATTTATTATGTTGAAAAGACAATAACCAATCCGATTTATGAACTAATCGATTCACTAAAACAATACAGAAATGATAAAGATTCTGAGCATGATGAGAATCACACTAAAAAATTCGAAAAATATCTGAAAAACAACGATGACATGACCAAATTAATTGAATCATTTATCACATTAAGCAACAACATTGAAAACAATTTAAATAACCTCGAAAGAACAACTGCAGAAAAAGAGAAAATTGAAACTGAGTTTAAAATTGCAAGCAATATTCAATCAGGAATGCTAAAAACAAACTTTGATGAATTCTCCAATAACAAGCCTTTCGAAATTTATGGATTAATGAAACCTGCAAAAGTAGTTGGAGGAGCATTTTATGACTATTTTGACATGGATAGTGATAATGCTGCTTTCGTTATTGGAGATGTAAGTGGAACAGGGGTCCCTGCAACATTATTCATGGTCAAAACCATGCAACTAATTGAAAACCACAGTAAATTCAATT includes:
- the pth2 gene encoding aminoacyl-tRNA hydrolase, whose protein sequence is MKQVMIVRTDLKMRKGKIAAQCCHGAIGAYKKSPADKIRKWENEAYAKVVLKVKTLEELTELKKIADKKGIANYLVVDAGRTQIPTSSVTVLALGPDEDEILDEITGDLKLL
- a CDS encoding PP2C family protein-serine/threonine phosphatase yields the protein MLKKLFDNKKFIFIFTFTVEFILYYFFEHMPFGGEYIIADVGIAPVFGMMFGPIGGLGQALASLTWQLFEGADPRAALIDFTIMFFISILAYKLWYTTFKEKTINTPKFNSTYNIFKFLIIALILAIVYWALIYISFEAYPKMYIIYPLSSFIKQTSYALNLFNFTLIFGIFFISIFNIEELPMQTPRKWINLIDINNKYFIVGFILLLGYLIIVQAFHIDNSITDNIFFGMTLVMAILFCINKFEANIEVRVIKYSIIEKIILFFLIILSILFIVLFDELITISMIFTYNFNEDYIQLFNLCFGSGLMILFCIFHIYYVEKTITNPIYELIDSLKQYRNDKDSEHDENHTKKFEKYLKNNDDMTKLIESFITLSNNIENNLNNLERTTAEKEKIETEFKIASNIQSGMLKTNFDEFSNNKPFEIYGLMKPAKVVGGAFYDYFDMDSDNAAFVIGDVSGTGVPATLFMVKTMQLIENHSKFNSDLEELFEKVNDLTCKGNDDNLIVTSWFGKLNFKSGKLSFVNAGHNPPLVKHDHQDFEFLKIKPDINIGSTENTSYKKHEIDLSPGDMLFLYTDGATGKKNNPESFYTDNLLRETVNKYKDENPENIIKSIETDLYQVYNYDNPKDDITMLVIKYNGCESYE